In Microbacterium sp. 1.5R, the following are encoded in one genomic region:
- a CDS encoding monovalent cation/H+ antiporter complex subunit F — protein MNVLMLAIMVVFGVAAILTIIRIVRGPSILDRAVASDVLLTEVMCVLGAEMAINGHTRNIPVMLIIAAVGVFGSISVARFVARRDNTTP, from the coding sequence ATGAATGTGCTGATGCTCGCGATCATGGTCGTCTTCGGCGTCGCCGCCATCCTGACGATCATCCGCATCGTGCGGGGGCCCTCGATCCTCGACCGGGCGGTGGCCTCCGACGTGCTGCTCACCGAGGTCATGTGCGTGCTCGGCGCCGAGATGGCCATCAACGGCCACACCCGCAACATCCCGGTGATGCTGATCATCGCCGCGGTCGGCGTCTTCGGCTCGATCTCGGTCGCCCGGTTCGTGGCCAGAAGGGACAACACGACACCATGA
- a CDS encoding Na+/H+ antiporter subunit A: protein MLTLLAVFLLGSILMPVLVRWLGSQAFAIAALIPAAAFIHALVLTPQVLDGPTPFVSVAWIPQLGLNLSMNMDVLGWVLTLIVTGVGALVLLYCRWYFHDDSAGIGQFAGVLLGFAGAMYGLVLTDDLVMLVMFWEVTSILSYLLIGHYRRRAASRRAALQALLVTTLGGLVMFVGVVLLVVDAGTSSIREILEIAPTGAIVDAAVVMLLVGAISKSAIFPFHFWLPGAMAAPTPVSAYLHAAAMVKAGIYLIARFAPIFAFTGPWRPIIISLGILTMLIGGIQALRETDLKRILAFGTVSQLGFFSVVIGYGTQASALAGLALVIAHALFKSALFLIVGVIDRQLSTRDITELSGVGRQAPVMATAAFISIASMAGIAPTLGFVAKESTLTALLDDALHGSPWGLVAIIGVSLGSMLTAAYGIRFLWGAFWTKRDAAGDRLPDTAWPDPPVGFLSAPIILAGLTLAAGIGAPALDVALQGYALTATPGLDAEGVAAEGPGHLALWHGLEPALGISILSILLGAAVFLLTLRTGWDRKARLIRFTAADVYYLVMRGIDRLSVLSTTLTQRGSLPVYVGTIFVVFVAAEITALVASDIDRFQLSAWHTPTQLVVAPMMAAAGVMAVRAQKRYTGVVLVSITGLGMVVLFATSGAPDLALTQILVETVTMVTFALVLRRLPARMGEHNASVGRIPRALLGVGVGLTMALVAIVATQSRVADPISAAFPKLAYEIGHGKNVVNVALVDLRGWDTMGELSVLVLAATGVASLVFVTHRADMLSATKTLPKARRRRTLSRPLVETTEGVRFQTDENESSPRAWLVGGPKMKPENRSILLEVIVRILFHTIIVVSIFLLFSGHNLPGGGFAGGLVAGMALVMRYVAGGRWELGAAAPTDAGRLLGAGLILAVGTAVVPLFFGLAPLTSNFWEWEIPGIGHMEFVTSTIFDVGVYLVVIGLVLDVLRSLGAEVDRQAQEFRERGVTL, encoded by the coding sequence ATGCTGACGCTCCTCGCCGTGTTCCTCCTCGGGTCGATCCTGATGCCCGTTCTGGTGCGCTGGCTGGGATCCCAGGCATTCGCCATCGCGGCTCTCATTCCCGCCGCGGCATTCATCCACGCCCTCGTCCTCACCCCTCAGGTGCTCGACGGACCGACGCCCTTCGTCTCGGTCGCGTGGATCCCGCAGCTCGGACTGAATCTGTCCATGAACATGGACGTGCTCGGCTGGGTGCTGACGCTCATCGTCACCGGCGTCGGTGCTCTCGTGCTGCTGTACTGCCGCTGGTACTTCCATGACGACTCCGCCGGCATCGGCCAGTTCGCGGGTGTCCTGCTCGGATTCGCGGGTGCGATGTACGGCCTCGTCCTGACCGACGACCTCGTCATGCTCGTGATGTTCTGGGAGGTGACGAGCATCCTCTCGTACCTCCTCATCGGGCACTACCGACGCCGCGCCGCCAGCCGACGAGCAGCACTGCAGGCGCTCCTGGTCACCACTCTCGGCGGGCTCGTGATGTTCGTCGGAGTCGTGCTGCTCGTGGTCGACGCGGGTACCTCGAGCATCCGCGAGATCCTCGAGATCGCACCCACAGGCGCCATCGTCGACGCCGCCGTCGTGATGCTCCTCGTCGGCGCGATCAGCAAGTCCGCGATCTTCCCCTTCCACTTCTGGCTGCCCGGTGCGATGGCGGCGCCCACTCCCGTGAGCGCGTACCTGCACGCCGCGGCGATGGTCAAGGCGGGTATCTACCTGATCGCGCGCTTCGCCCCGATCTTCGCCTTCACCGGTCCGTGGCGGCCGATCATCATCTCGCTGGGCATCCTGACGATGCTGATCGGCGGCATCCAGGCGCTGCGCGAGACCGACCTCAAGCGCATCCTCGCGTTCGGCACCGTCAGCCAGCTGGGCTTCTTCTCGGTCGTGATCGGCTACGGCACCCAGGCGAGCGCGCTGGCCGGTCTCGCACTCGTGATCGCGCACGCGCTGTTCAAGTCGGCGCTGTTCCTGATCGTCGGCGTGATCGACCGTCAGCTGTCGACGCGAGACATCACCGAGCTGAGTGGCGTCGGGCGTCAGGCTCCCGTCATGGCGACAGCGGCATTCATCTCCATCGCATCGATGGCGGGCATCGCACCGACCCTCGGATTCGTGGCGAAGGAGTCGACCCTCACGGCGCTCCTGGACGACGCACTGCACGGTTCGCCCTGGGGGCTCGTCGCGATCATCGGCGTCAGCCTGGGATCCATGCTCACGGCGGCATATGGCATCCGCTTCCTCTGGGGTGCCTTCTGGACCAAGCGCGATGCGGCGGGCGATCGCCTTCCCGACACCGCCTGGCCCGACCCGCCCGTCGGATTCCTCTCGGCGCCGATCATCCTCGCCGGGCTCACGCTCGCCGCAGGCATCGGAGCACCGGCTCTCGACGTCGCGCTCCAGGGATACGCGCTCACAGCCACCCCGGGCCTCGATGCCGAGGGGGTCGCCGCGGAAGGACCCGGGCACCTCGCGCTCTGGCACGGTCTCGAGCCGGCGCTCGGCATCTCGATCCTGTCGATCCTGCTCGGCGCCGCGGTCTTCCTCCTCACGCTGCGCACCGGATGGGACCGCAAGGCGCGACTGATTCGCTTCACTGCCGCAGACGTCTACTACCTGGTCATGCGCGGTATCGACCGACTCTCGGTGCTGAGCACGACGCTCACCCAGCGCGGCTCTCTGCCGGTCTACGTCGGCACCATCTTCGTGGTGTTCGTCGCCGCCGAGATCACGGCGCTCGTCGCCAGCGACATCGATCGCTTCCAGCTCTCGGCCTGGCACACGCCCACGCAGCTCGTGGTCGCGCCGATGATGGCCGCCGCGGGCGTCATGGCCGTGCGCGCGCAGAAGAGATACACGGGCGTCGTCCTCGTGTCGATCACCGGCCTCGGGATGGTCGTGCTGTTCGCGACCAGCGGCGCCCCCGACCTCGCGCTCACGCAGATCCTCGTCGAGACCGTGACGATGGTCACCTTCGCACTGGTGCTGCGTCGCCTGCCCGCGCGGATGGGCGAGCACAACGCCTCTGTCGGGCGCATTCCCCGCGCGCTGCTGGGTGTCGGGGTCGGGCTCACCATGGCGCTGGTCGCGATCGTGGCGACCCAGTCCCGCGTCGCGGATCCGATCTCCGCCGCGTTCCCGAAGCTCGCGTACGAGATCGGTCACGGCAAGAACGTCGTGAACGTCGCCCTGGTCGACCTGCGCGGCTGGGACACGATGGGCGAGCTCTCGGTGCTCGTGCTCGCCGCCACGGGTGTCGCGTCTCTCGTGTTCGTCACGCACCGCGCCGACATGCTCTCCGCGACGAAGACGCTGCCCAAGGCGCGCCGCCGTCGCACGCTCAGCCGCCCGCTCGTCGAGACGACCGAGGGCGTGCGCTTCCAGACCGACGAGAACGAGAGCAGCCCCCGCGCCTGGCTCGTCGGCGGCCCGAAGATGAAGCCCGAGAACAGGTCGATCCTGCTCGAGGTCATCGTCCGCATCCTCTTCCACACGATCATCGTCGTGTCGATCTTCCTGCTCTTCTCCGGCCACAACCTGCCAGGCGGAGGCTTCGCCGGAGGCCTCGTCGCGGGCATGGCGCTCGTCATGCGCTACGTCGCCGGCGGACGCTGGGAGCTGGGCGCTGCCGCACCCACGGATGCCGGGCGACTGCTCGGTGCCGGTCTGATCCTCGCCGTCGGCACGGCGGTCGTGCCGCTGTTCTTCGGCTTGGCGCCGCTCACCAGCAACTTCTGGGAGTGGGAGATCCCCGGCATCGGCCACATGGAGTTCGTCACCTCGACCATCTTCGATGTCGGTGTGTACCTGGTCGTGATCGGCCTCGTGCTCGACGTGCTGCGCAGCCTCGGTGCCGAGGTCGACCGTCAGGCGCAGGAGTTCCGCGAGCGAGGGGTGACCCTCTGA
- a CDS encoding Na+/H+ antiporter subunit E — translation MSPTETGRHFWRDIRVQLPFLAWLVVLWMLLWGQFTVLAFVSGLVIAVFVTRVFRLPTVELSGRINIWFAALLIVQFLFAVLRGAVAVTLQVFDFRHQPGAAIIAVPLRYADDLMMTHVSVVSSLVPGSLVVEADRDRQVLYLHVIGVRSMADVEKQREGVLRWERRVVRALGAPAQYRALKADERAARAGGGAR, via the coding sequence ATGAGCCCCACCGAGACCGGCCGCCACTTCTGGCGGGACATCCGCGTGCAGCTGCCGTTCCTGGCATGGCTCGTCGTGCTCTGGATGCTGCTGTGGGGGCAGTTCACGGTGCTGGCGTTCGTCTCGGGCCTGGTCATCGCGGTGTTCGTCACCCGTGTCTTCCGGCTGCCCACCGTCGAGCTCTCCGGACGCATCAACATCTGGTTCGCCGCGTTGCTCATCGTGCAGTTCCTCTTCGCCGTGCTCCGCGGCGCTGTCGCGGTCACCCTGCAGGTGTTCGACTTTCGGCATCAGCCCGGCGCCGCGATCATCGCCGTTCCTCTGCGCTACGCCGACGACCTGATGATGACGCACGTGTCCGTGGTGTCGTCGCTGGTTCCCGGGTCGCTCGTCGTCGAGGCCGATCGCGACCGGCAGGTGCTGTATCTGCACGTGATCGGGGTGCGCAGCATGGCCGATGTCGAGAAGCAGCGCGAAGGCGTGCTGCGCTGGGAGCGACGGGTCGTGCGTGCGCTCGGAGCCCCGGCGCAGTACCGTGCCCTCAAGGCCGACGAACGTGCGGCGCGCGCCGGCGGAGGTGCCCGATGA
- a CDS encoding Na+/H+ antiporter subunit D: MSALVPLLVALPLLGAAVTLIFGRNPRLQALVTVATLAIVSVIAAVLLVVVDAGEPLAVSVGGWPVPFGIVLYVDRLAALLVLISSIVLLAVLLFSIGQGAADGTDETPISIFNPSYLILAAGIFNAFIAGDLFNLYVGFEILLVASYVLITLGSTESRIRTGAVYIVVSLVSSILFLASIAMIYGALGTVNMAQIAERMTELPQETQLVLHLMLVIAFGIKAAIFPVSFWLPDSYPTAPAPVTAVFAGLLTKVGVYALIRTETQLFAENSIDTVLLIIALATMIVGVLGAVAQAELKRILSFTLVSHVGYMIFGLAIATPAAIGATVYYIVHHIIVQTTLFLAVGLIERRAGSTSILRVKGLLKVAPVIAVLYFIPAINLGGLPPFSGFIGKFALFEAAASVGTPLMLVLIFGGIVTSLLTLYALMRAWNLAFWREEDDSTETEGRISYLGNAPAADEQQERRRIPRIMTIATAGMVGVTIALTVFAGPLYALCDRIGAALLDPVTLVQLEDEVEG, translated from the coding sequence ATGAGCGCCCTCGTCCCCCTGCTCGTCGCCCTGCCGCTGCTCGGCGCCGCCGTGACCCTGATCTTCGGCCGCAATCCGCGCCTCCAGGCCCTCGTCACGGTGGCCACGCTCGCGATCGTCTCGGTCATCGCGGCCGTGCTGCTGGTCGTCGTCGATGCGGGCGAGCCGCTCGCGGTCTCGGTCGGCGGGTGGCCGGTGCCGTTCGGCATCGTGCTCTACGTCGACAGGCTCGCGGCGCTCCTCGTGCTCATCTCGAGCATCGTGCTGCTCGCGGTCCTGCTCTTCTCGATCGGTCAGGGTGCCGCGGACGGCACCGACGAGACGCCGATCTCGATCTTCAACCCGTCGTACCTGATCCTCGCGGCCGGCATCTTCAACGCCTTCATCGCGGGTGACCTCTTCAACCTGTACGTCGGATTCGAGATCCTGCTCGTGGCGTCGTACGTGCTGATAACGCTCGGGAGCACCGAGTCCCGCATCCGCACGGGTGCCGTCTACATCGTCGTCTCGTTGGTCTCGTCGATCCTGTTCCTCGCTTCGATCGCGATGATCTACGGTGCCCTCGGCACCGTGAACATGGCCCAGATCGCCGAGCGCATGACCGAGCTCCCGCAGGAGACGCAGCTCGTGCTGCACCTCATGCTGGTGATCGCCTTCGGCATCAAGGCCGCGATCTTCCCGGTGTCGTTCTGGCTGCCCGACTCGTACCCGACGGCACCGGCGCCCGTCACTGCGGTGTTCGCGGGATTGCTGACCAAGGTCGGCGTCTACGCGCTGATCCGCACCGAGACGCAGCTGTTCGCCGAGAACAGCATCGACACGGTGCTGCTGATCATCGCGTTGGCGACCATGATCGTGGGCGTGCTCGGCGCTGTCGCACAGGCCGAGCTCAAACGAATCCTGTCGTTCACGCTGGTGAGCCACGTCGGCTACATGATCTTCGGCCTCGCGATAGCGACCCCCGCGGCGATCGGCGCGACGGTCTACTACATCGTCCACCACATCATCGTGCAGACGACGCTGTTCCTCGCGGTCGGTCTCATCGAGCGCAGGGCGGGAAGCACGTCCATCCTGCGCGTGAAGGGACTGCTCAAGGTCGCGCCCGTGATCGCGGTGCTCTACTTCATCCCCGCGATCAACCTCGGCGGACTGCCGCCCTTCTCCGGCTTCATCGGCAAGTTCGCGCTGTTCGAAGCGGCAGCATCCGTGGGAACGCCGCTGATGCTCGTGCTGATCTTCGGCGGCATCGTCACCTCGCTGCTCACGCTCTACGCGCTGATGCGAGCATGGAACCTCGCGTTCTGGCGCGAGGAGGACGACTCGACCGAGACCGAGGGGCGCATCTCGTACCTCGGCAACGCCCCGGCCGCGGATGAGCAGCAGGAGCGCCGCCGCATCCCCCGGATCATGACCATCGCGACCGCCGGGATGGTCGGGGTGACGATCGCGCTCACCGTGTTCGCGGGCCCGTTGTATGCCCTGTGCGACCGCATCGGTGCGGCGCTGCTCGACCCCGTCACCCTCGTGCAGCTGGAAGACGAGGTGGAAGGATGA
- the mnhG gene encoding monovalent cation/H(+) antiporter subunit G produces the protein MNVFGLAIPDVVIDVAVLVLILLGAILCLSAAVGLLRFRDVPSRLHAATKPQVLGLILICLAIALSQRTVGGILFGLALVAPVVLMQFATAPLSAHIVGRQAYRNGTTDERSLVVDELAESKQTPPAAG, from the coding sequence ATGAACGTGTTCGGTCTCGCCATTCCCGACGTGGTCATCGACGTCGCGGTGCTCGTGCTGATCCTGCTCGGCGCGATCCTCTGCCTGTCGGCGGCGGTCGGGCTGCTGCGATTCCGCGACGTGCCGTCGCGGCTGCACGCCGCGACCAAACCGCAGGTGCTCGGCCTCATCCTCATCTGCCTCGCGATCGCCCTGTCTCAGCGCACGGTAGGGGGAATCCTGTTCGGGCTCGCGCTCGTCGCCCCGGTCGTGCTCATGCAGTTCGCCACCGCGCCGCTGTCCGCGCACATCGTCGGGCGGCAGGCATATCGCAACGGCACCACCGACGAGCGCAGCCTGGTCGTGGACGAGCTCGCCGAGTCGAAGCAGACCCCGCCGGCCGCCGGCTGA
- a CDS encoding alpha/beta fold hydrolase — translation MVSSYLAPKGTPVTLLEFEHAGATLIAETFGEGPHTFLLLHGIGMGRSVYLDVVQRLKGRVIALDLPGFGEAPEPARTFTMERHADLVAAYLRHADEGPVVVIGHSMGSQIAAELAARHPSLVEGVVLAGPTVNKAARNVAAQASYLLTDLVGERPLVIWRGAREYLRGGPHLIRKIRATIVHEPEKAFARIDQPVLVLRGEDDPLAPMTWCQEIIDEIPGADLQVIPDHGHGTLISDSEPAARLIQSFADGL, via the coding sequence GTGGTCTCCAGCTATCTCGCCCCGAAGGGCACCCCCGTCACGCTGCTCGAGTTCGAGCACGCGGGCGCGACGCTGATCGCGGAGACCTTCGGCGAAGGACCGCACACCTTCCTCCTGCTGCACGGCATCGGCATGGGACGCAGCGTCTACCTCGACGTCGTGCAGCGACTGAAAGGCCGGGTGATCGCACTCGACCTGCCCGGTTTCGGCGAAGCACCCGAGCCCGCTCGCACCTTCACCATGGAGCGTCACGCCGACCTCGTCGCCGCGTACCTCCGTCATGCCGACGAGGGCCCCGTCGTCGTCATCGGACACTCGATGGGCAGTCAGATCGCCGCGGAGCTCGCCGCCCGGCATCCCTCCCTCGTCGAGGGCGTCGTGCTCGCCGGTCCGACCGTCAACAAGGCCGCACGGAACGTCGCAGCGCAGGCGAGCTATCTCCTCACGGACCTGGTCGGCGAGCGCCCGCTCGTGATCTGGCGAGGTGCCCGCGAATATCTGCGCGGCGGCCCCCACCTCATCCGCAAGATCCGGGCGACCATCGTGCACGAGCCGGAGAAGGCGTTCGCGCGCATCGATCAGCCTGTGCTGGTGCTGCGCGGAGAAGACGACCCGCTCGCTCCGATGACCTGGTGCCAGGAGATCATCGACGAGATCCCGGGTGCCGATCTGCAGGTCATCCCGGATCACGGCCACGGCACGTTGATCAGCGACTCCGAGCCGGCCGCGCGCCTGATCCAGAGCTTCGCCGACGGCCTCTGA
- a CDS encoding MFS transporter yields MSSPNPDPDQIESEGETSGSTKGVIARIADGLSDPVLRALVAATAVSRIGRGVFLAVTVLFFTQIIGLSPAHAAVVLAVSSGCGVVGSLLGGWLADRWSARRLAFGFEMAGGVLLAAYAFVGDFVSALVLASLSGFFDSLGYSARSAIIARGFAPDRRVHARAVLRTVTNLAIAAGSGFGAIALALGTPEAYRVVIACAGAVCALGSLSLLRLTSAVDAPPRNRAAAQLTETGSIDTHATAAASAERRDWNRRSPWRDPRYLLLSALSAIFGMQFGVAELGVPLWISEYTNAPDATFAVLLIVNTALVVLFQVRASRGTHDLRIAGRVTMIAGWLMVSACLIYALAAGLPAWAAIVILIVGMIAHTFAEILSQAGAWGLSFELADPVRAGAYQGVFGMGFSLGALASPIVVNATAITFGFVGWVILAAIFLAAAIGIWLIARRAAASATPASD; encoded by the coding sequence GTGTCTTCGCCGAACCCCGATCCCGATCAGATCGAGTCGGAGGGCGAGACCTCAGGCTCGACCAAGGGTGTCATCGCGCGCATCGCCGACGGGCTGAGCGATCCGGTGCTGCGCGCGCTCGTCGCCGCGACGGCCGTCTCACGCATCGGCCGCGGCGTCTTCCTCGCGGTCACCGTGCTGTTCTTCACGCAGATCATCGGCCTCTCGCCCGCGCACGCCGCGGTGGTGCTCGCCGTGTCGAGCGGATGCGGGGTGGTCGGGTCGCTCCTCGGCGGCTGGCTCGCCGACCGGTGGAGCGCCCGACGCCTCGCCTTCGGCTTCGAGATGGCGGGTGGCGTGCTGCTCGCCGCGTACGCGTTCGTCGGAGACTTCGTGTCGGCGCTCGTCCTCGCCAGCCTCTCGGGCTTCTTCGACTCGCTGGGGTATTCCGCTCGTTCCGCGATCATCGCCCGGGGCTTCGCGCCGGACCGGCGGGTGCACGCGCGTGCGGTGCTGCGCACGGTCACGAACCTCGCGATCGCGGCAGGCTCCGGATTCGGCGCGATCGCTCTGGCTCTCGGCACACCCGAGGCCTACCGCGTCGTCATCGCGTGCGCGGGCGCCGTCTGCGCGCTCGGCTCGCTCTCCCTCCTGCGGCTGACATCGGCCGTCGACGCGCCGCCGCGCAACCGAGCCGCGGCTCAGCTGACGGAAACGGGATCCATCGACACGCACGCCACGGCCGCGGCATCCGCCGAGCGCAGGGACTGGAACCGCCGCTCACCGTGGCGGGACCCGAGGTACCTGCTGCTGAGCGCGCTCTCGGCGATCTTCGGCATGCAGTTCGGAGTCGCGGAACTCGGGGTGCCGCTGTGGATCAGCGAGTACACGAACGCCCCGGATGCCACGTTCGCAGTGCTCCTGATCGTCAACACCGCGCTGGTCGTGCTGTTCCAGGTGCGTGCCTCCCGTGGCACGCACGACCTGCGGATCGCCGGCAGGGTGACGATGATCGCCGGCTGGCTGATGGTCTCCGCCTGCCTGATCTACGCGCTCGCCGCGGGGCTTCCGGCATGGGCGGCGATCGTCATCCTCATCGTCGGCATGATCGCGCACACGTTCGCCGAGATCCTGTCGCAGGCCGGAGCCTGGGGTCTCAGCTTCGAGCTCGCCGACCCTGTGCGAGCCGGCGCCTACCAGGGCGTGTTCGGCATGGGCTTCTCGCTCGGAGCCCTGGCGTCGCCGATCGTCGTGAACGCCACCGCGATCACCTTCGGCTTCGTGGGCTGGGTGATCCTCGCCGCGATCTTCCTCGCCGCAGCGATCGGCATCTGGCTCATCGCACGCCGCGCCGCAGCATCCGCCACGCCTGCTTCCGACTGA
- a CDS encoding GntR family transcriptional regulator: MFGDDEARGPRPLPARRALVDDVYDAVLGLLMDQVIEPGAKVNIDAVARDLDVSPTPVREALTRLESEGLVAKRALKGYVAAPLLDAAGLRDLYDMRELLEPEAARRASAHLDHETETELAESVVTMRTASAPDEDERFRNYRRFIDEDLHFHHLIAESAQSPLLSEAIVRLRAHMHLYRLNFRHDFEDDTVSEHESILDALRRRDPEAAAAAMRMHIANSYDRLGPALARQAENASE, encoded by the coding sequence ATGTTCGGCGACGACGAGGCACGCGGACCGAGGCCGCTTCCGGCGCGGCGCGCGCTCGTCGACGACGTGTACGACGCGGTGCTCGGCCTGCTCATGGACCAGGTCATCGAACCGGGAGCCAAGGTCAACATCGACGCGGTCGCCCGCGACCTCGACGTGTCTCCGACGCCCGTGCGCGAGGCGCTGACGCGGCTCGAGTCCGAAGGGCTCGTCGCGAAGCGGGCGCTGAAGGGGTATGTCGCAGCTCCTCTGCTCGACGCGGCGGGCCTGCGCGATCTGTACGACATGCGCGAGCTGCTGGAGCCGGAGGCGGCGCGGCGTGCATCGGCGCATCTCGACCACGAGACCGAGACCGAGCTGGCGGAGTCCGTGGTGACGATGCGTACAGCGTCGGCACCCGATGAGGACGAGCGCTTCCGCAACTACCGGCGGTTCATCGACGAGGATCTGCACTTCCATCACCTGATCGCGGAGAGTGCGCAGAGTCCGCTGCTGTCGGAGGCCATCGTGCGGCTGCGTGCGCACATGCACCTCTACCGGCTGAACTTCCGCCACGACTTCGAAGACGACACCGTGAGCGAGCACGAGAGCATCCTCGACGCGCTGCGCCGACGCGACCCCGAAGCCGCCGCCGCGGCGATGAGGATGCACATCGCGAACTCGTACGACCGTCTCGGTCCGGCGCTCGCTCGGCAGGCTGAGAACGCATCCGAATGA